Genomic DNA from Salvia miltiorrhiza cultivar Shanhuang (shh) chromosome 1, IMPLAD_Smil_shh, whole genome shotgun sequence:
ATCATTTTGAGTGCTTtgcataaaaatattttcatatgaACACTAATAATTGAAAACAGTGAGAAAAGGAATTTGAAGTAAACTATACCTTTACCAGATATTACTTCCTTTTCAATCCTCCATCTAAGGCCAATCTAAAAAGAGAATAAGCTATGGTTTAGCAAAAGGTTTgtataaataactaaaacatGCAAAACTGCAGAAACAATAGTTACATGCAAGTAGGTCACTTAAATGTACATTATAGCTAAGTTGGTAAGTCTTACGCTATCAGCACAAAGCAATTAGTTCTGAAATATGCTGAAAGAGACAAGTGCTTGTTACAATTCTTATATTATGTTCCACAGGGTCCTAAATATATCAATAAACAACAAGCAGAATATAGGTATGAGATGGACTTCTACATGCATATACAAGCAAAAACTTTTAGCATTCTTTGGGTAAATTGGGTTTAATCAAAGATATTGCAGTTCAAAATCCACCAACTGGCTGAAGTTGAAACATCTATCAGAACCCAtctgttttctttgttttttttttagataactGTTATCTTTGATTACTGTTGGGAGAGATACAGTATACATGTTTTGATCATTTCTCCAAACGAAAAGTAATAACGAGAGGTGGGGGATCCTATTGACTATAAAATGCCTGCAAGTTACTAAGGTTAGGAAACTCATACCTTGCCAGTCTTGTAATGGGACATGTCAGCTATGCAGTATCTTCAAAGAGTTAAGAGACATACAAGTTGGAAAAATTCATTCATATTAAACCAATATAACAGCTAAAGAATCTATTGAGCAACTGTTTCATATACCAACACTATGTATGTATCATCACGTTTGAGAATGcctgaaaaatatatattttgggGCTGAGAGTTCGTAAGATGACCTGACAAAGATTTTCACTAGGTACTTGATACTTCAACACTTAAGTTTAGAATAACATTTTTATGATATTTGGAACCATCTTTCTGAAAAAACAAAGGTCCTCTCCCTTTACTAGTGATGTTACTAGATGCATTCAACCAAATAGCAACTTTTGttaattttcttttgatttGGCATGAGATTCTGAGTTCAACGTTTTATGCACAACATACTGTTTGAAATTTCCTGATACTCATTACAGTaacagaaagaaaaaattataccTAACAAGTAGAGTTTACTTTGTGGGCATAGCATTCCATCAGGTAACTAGTATCATCCCTTGAGGCCTTGAGCAATGTACTATGATTGTTGAATGTGCATTAATAACAGTAGTTTCATTAGTTTCATTACATAAAATTTTGAAGCACCCTGCTGCTAGcttattttattacagttaagAAACTATGTCAAAACTAACAACAATATGGTGCGCCTAATGTTGTGAAAAGCTTAAGGCGGAACTGAGGGATTTTGCCTCGGCGAGGCGGTGCGAGGTGTAAGCCTCACACCGAAgacaaaaaaatcataataattactccctccgtcccaacaaAAGCGGTGCGTATTCATTTTTGagtcgtcccaacgaaagtggtgcatttccttttttgataataattttacactacaaataatgtggccccacacacctttacacacttttacactacaatcttattttccttaaatcccgtgccgaaaagaagcgcGTCcttttcgttgggacggagggagtataaaaaaatatagaacgtatataaaaaaatatatactccctccgtcctagcTTTTAGTACCTATTTgagagtggcacgggttttaataaagttgttGGGTGTGTAGTGAGCGGAATAAGGGttccacattttatgtgagtgttaaaataattaaagtgaacCAAGGGTCCCACcaacttttactaaaaatagaaatggataccaaaatgtgggacagccaaaaaatgaaaaatgaatactaaaagttgggacggagggagtataaattatggATTTATAGgtttaaaaataatcaaaataaaagttGGAAGTatcttaaaaacacaaaattctCTAGTTCATCAAATATTTATCATTTTGATTAGGGTGCTCAATCTTTTCCGACTTTGCAGCGCAAAGCAAACATGCAAATGTCttttaatttatacttttaattaGTAGCTTAAGGTTATAATGTAATATATTGCATggactttttattttaatatataatacttccttcgtcccactattgttgtccCTAAACTTTTGGGCATGGGAATTAAggtgtaaattggttaaaagtggtaggacCCATACCTTTTGAAGAGTTAATTATTACCTTTTATGGAAATGAGACAATAATAATGGGATAACCCAAAATGATAAGTGggacaacaatagtgggacgaagggagtaataaataggCTAAATAATTAAACCAATTAAAAGAAGTCAGCACCGCTTCACAATTGCCTTGCACCGCTTCTATCATTTAAAGTCATGAGCAATCTGCCTCACGCAAAAATGGCAtccaatattaaaaattatattgatGCTGTGCGGTTTTCCGTCACTGCGCCTCAAGGCGTCCGCACCGCGCGCTTTTCACAACAGTGGGTGTGCCTACATAACGTGGAAGAAATATATGTTTCTGCACACAGCAAGCTGAAAATTGAAAAGGCCTTGTGCATTGATATAGATAAGCATAAATCATTTATCTTAAAAAAGGGATGGTTTGGGGGCCACATGTCTTAGCTTATTGGTTATCATATGTCAGCTAGTAACCCAAGAGCCATCTGTTGTCCCCGAGTAAACATTTTTCTAACTACTTTGGCAATGTGAATGTGCAaactaaattaataacttgCTCAGGGTCAAAGTAAATATGCAGCAGCCATAAAGACTTTGACAGATTCAATCAGGATTAAAGGGCTCAGCTATTTCTCTGTGCTCACCCTCCAACACATGAATTGTTTTTCATCGGCATGATTGACTCGTGTCTACTGATTTTCAATCCCAGGGGGGAAATAGAAAGACGAGAAACCAATAGCATAGTAAGATCACTTATGCAAAGGATACTCCTTGAAGAGCTTGTCATAGTAACGCTTCACTAGCTTGTGTTCCCAAGAAGGATTCATGTCATCTTCCTCAGTCATTATGAACCTTTTGGCAATATGATAAAAGACATAGTTAGGATCACTGACTAAACATACGAGGACAAAGAATCAAACTGCAGCCAAATTCCTTAGGCTTTAGGTCCTTTGTTAGGGATGGGGTCATATTGCATAATTACATGTTGGATTTAGATCTTCAAACTAAAGATGCAAATAAATCGATGATTTCTGAAACATATCATTTCAATTTCTGGATGTATTTCAATGCCAAAAAGAGCTCGAACTTTGTACAATTAGGTAAATTCATATAAATTCAAGTTCAACAGTCTGGTACTTAGAACTTCAAAAGTCTACGgctaaaaagaaaagaatcatATGCATATAGAGCTGTAAGTTCTAATATTTCTACTTCAAGTGccacaaaaaataattcttGACATATCTCATGTTTAATCTCAAAAGTTGCTGAAGAATGTAGTAGAATAAGAGTTACTAAAATGACTCTAAGGTCAATCTGGTTCTCACAGATACAAACTGGTTTACTAAATACTTAATTATATTCAAGTTGTACCGTACTTTTCCGCACAGAACCAGCAAGTCTGTATTGTCTATGTAATAGTAAAAATCAAAACATGGATGAAGTAAGTGGCCCTAGAGGACTTAAGCCTCCTTCAGTAGAAAATCAAAGTATTGGCTGCCTGATAGTCGAAATACAAACACTCATTAGTCCTACACTACTAAAGAAGTAAAGATGTCTGAGGGTCACATGACTTCTATGAGAATTGTAGTTCAAAAGACACAGAATGACTATTTGCACTTTCTGGCATAAAGTTAGCTTTCAAAGTCGAGTATGCTTCAAGGAGAAACATTAATTTTTTGCTTTTGAATAGGGTTTTTCAGAATAAACATTCCTCTCTGTTTCTTTTAATTCTAGGAGTATAGTACCAAAGAAATATCAGATACAAATGCCTGGTACAAATAGTAGTggttaattttttgtaaaaagcTTGCATTGTTCACTAGCTCCCAAAGAAAACCCGTATGGCTAAACAAATCACTTATACTTGGTTGTCATAAGTCATAACAGAACATCTTACAATTCAATGCTTTGAAGCTAGAACTCCCAGGAATATCTATCAATTATCAATATCGTCATTGGATATATTACATAGTCATACACAATCTTCAAGGTTTAGTGACTTTAGTCTAGTTCTTTCTCAATCTGGTCCCAGGATTCTATTATCCTAGAATATTGTTTGTCTAGAAGGCATATCGAGCCCAACTATCACACAAAGAATACGATGTTCTTGTccaataaaatgaattaataggcaAAGCAAGAATAGGTTCTAAGACTTCCTGACCCATGTAAAATCATTTCCagtcataaaaataaaattatgacaGTAATAGATCGAAATAGCAAGGAATGCAAGGCCACAAATATGAAATTAACTCTCGTGAGACGGACAACAATCACCTAATGCATGTAGCAACAACTTTCTCTTACCAAATCAGACGGAAAGAAAACCTACCGATATCCTTCTCTAATGGTGTCTTGGTCAGTTTTAACAGGCAATATTTTTTGAGCCGATTTCTCTTTTCCATAATAAGCAACTGCAACCAGGAAATAAAAatgacataaaaaattattgagcTTATCTCCCCAAATGCTCTTCCCACAGAAGAACTAGAAATGCATATATAGACCCATTAACGTGCAACAACATTTTATTCTATGTGATTGTCCACAAATTACTATTCTACTAGAACATTATAAGCAAAAAAGAGCAAGAAATAAGGTCATGTCCTATCATATTCATTACAACAAGAAACAAATTCACAAATTTTTGAAACCTAAATGAAAAACTTACCGTAATCATTCAAAAATTTCTTGTGGCGATCGAATGCGTTGAGCCCTCGTATATGGTCCTGATACTGCCTGTTTGTTCGTATACCGAGAGACCCTAATTCAGAATTTCTCTAAACTAGACATAAttaaaacagaaaaataaaataaaaaaaccacATACTGCTTTCGTGCTTGTTTCTCGAAAATTGCTTGCTTAATAGATCCAAATGACGCCATGAATTTGAATTTCCCAGCGATGGTTCGATTTTGATCAGAAATCAAATGGGAACTCCTGTTCTTTTCTGGCCTTGATTTACCCTTCGAATTTTTCACCGCTTGTGCTTGCTTTGTACTACTTTCATTACTCTTTCGAAGGAGTGTTAAGTCATACTTCCGCTGACTAattccaataggctcacttcttttggtcaccgaaattaaaaaaaattattttttaataaaaaagtgtTAGTAAAATAATACGATCCACatcaattaagtacaacttttttatccaaaaaagaaaatgagcctattgaaatgggacatcccaaaataaaATGAGCTCATTGAAgtgagacggaggaagtaccTATGGGCTGATGGCCAGTAAATCCATCACTTATTTCGGTATTTGATTGATTTTGCacctatttctatttttaaaaaaatgacttCTAAATTCACTAGTTCGTTGGCCATCGAATTTTCAAcggaaattaattattatatataaattttattaataattttaagtataaatttgataattatataatatgCAGATTATGAATTTCGTATACTCGTATCGTTTTAaactcaattaaaaataattttactactCATTCTCATTCTAAATTCATAATAGTAATATTCATTAATTAACCGAATAtgcttaaatttattaaatatctaaataatcaaatataagttgttatgataattagttatctatttcaataaaaattcataacatttcaaaataaatattaacaataaataatactccctccgtcccataaataatggcacgtttcttttaaacacggagattaaggagtgttgaATTAGGGAGAAAAGTTGTAGGGACCACatgtttaatttattgttaattagtTTTCAAGGTTTAATTCCGGTTCGGTTCCTGTTTTTAGAATTGTGGAATcgccggttccggttcggttcgaaccgggaaccggcggttccggttccggtttCGATTTCGAACCACCAATTCCGGTTCGAACCGTGAAAATCGTCTTTTTTGTAAtgttttatgtatttaaataaaatatgctttaattatatgaaatatgctttaataaaataaaagacacaacaaaatataaattgcataattacttTAGTTGAATATTGAACTTAAAAATTACAACTCGTACAAATACAATTTAAGTTACAAAGTTGCACCTTTAcaactgtcgcagcccgatatagccagtgatagcgtataccaagtatcgtacgactaataaaagaaatagtgaaagaaataggaatacatcttgttttagcggaagcaattgcaaactttactcattttaaagaaggatttcaagaccaaaataattactagcttgggtaaacatgattaagccattgaaacttagcaagggtctgagaagtatttcccttaagggatattacagacataagcaaattaaataaagagtttcatcagagttatgcagcgagatgcgttactatatgtgtgaagacatatagcagggagttcaaattcttatagagtcaaagcttataaagataaatatgagacataggaaagacacagccaactgacaattccaacagctttcacccatcctcgcgccaagccagacctgcacatttagaaatacatgcagggctgagtaccaaaaagcactcagtggactcatgccggaaataattgaaatgttgctcttagagctatatgtcaatcttgccctttttgcaatgcatcaacaggatttaactgagattaaaaatacctgttcatgtttttctgtcataaactcatttgcatcatcataataatatcattagtctgcagacattatatattcacggtatgtgccaactatgagaactcatataatatatatataaggtgaagagaaggaggcctccttcaaatcaccgtgaccggccgactagagacggctcacggtcacctctgcgcacaaaacctttactgtcatataaatcagtcaaaggccgatatcttgcatcatgatcataatcatgtctttcatagaggcaacataccatatctcattctcatcaataataaatatggcaagttgacaattttcataatactcatcaataatgcttcaacatgcttcattttcataagattcatcaataatgcttcaacatgcttcattttcataagaatttgcatttgaactcattatcatggtagctagccataatagagttagaataaagcccacctgtctcaggggtcgatgacgtaacgctcagagtcgtactaacgccggccgtcactcgaacctttggtggcgcacgtggtttaaattgtcatgtgacaaaataaactctagttagaatttcatctaactaatatctcaatacttatgctttcatcatatgcttaatctcatcttataacctatctactatttacccaattggacctctcaatttaattagatatcttatccaattaaaagactctcaatcctaggtaaatagcattcataaACATCAAATAGTCATTCATACTTTGCAATAATCAATTTCCACATAATACATTTTCACGATTTATCACAAtagtcaaatgacttaaaaaaaataatcctatgaactcgaaatctttttccttgtaaGTAAATTCCCAAATATTCACGTAAGCttggaaataaatataaaattttctagtagtattttcatgacataacatggtgtattaatccaccaaaactttaaaatcctcaaaacaattacaaagtagaaattttcagacTCCTACAGTTTATCATTCTGCTCTGCCtcaactttaacgaataaactgttTTGACTCAGAAATCTCCTAGATTCGAGACTTACACTGTTGAAAACCTTTCTGcgtctagttttatttaaaaaaaagtagagtgaaaaactccaagtggtttacgagatatgggtgttttcccacagtctaccagattcggcagttttgcacgactggaagctatgatttttgaaaaatagtaaacgttggccAAATGGTTTGAAATTTGGTGTAAATCAGTATAATACATGTATCtttctaccataaaaatttgggaggctgaatgtttttgaaagttactgaaaagtgtgactctagGGACTGCCTTTCTAAATTTCCGGTGGACATGCGCAGTAaaagttttgcattttaaaaaggtagtaaaagaagtccaaatgacttgaaattttaccagcgtCCTCAAGACACATATATCGACACACTGTAAAAGTTTGAAGAgttttggacgagggaaacctcgtcgactgatcagtccagaacgtaagaaaacttctcaaaatggttgaaacaacaacatatacacatatcatcatagatctatactttcatcaccattctcatgcattttcacactaataactcatcatgcttcaattatgcatcaatatacatgcttataccacaagaaaatatatatataacataagaggaggattgaggttgctaccaacaagatcaatggaggtggagtagaagaTGATGCGTAGTATGCTTGGAGCTTGAGCTTGAAGATGAACACTTTAAGAAACCTTAGTTCTTACTATATTTGGtggaacaagaaaaagaagtgtggtggagtgaggaggaggaggagggctgctgaaaataaagaagaataagagagggagggagatgagagagaggtgtgcatGTGCTTGTGAGCTTAAAGTGTGGAGGAATGAGTTGGCTAGTTAGATTAGCTTTTTAGGGGCTCTTTAATGGTGCATGTGATTTCCATTGATGGGAAAGAGAAGAATAATGTGGGAGAGTGGGGAGGGAGCTAGTGCTGCGTAAgggtgagagagtgagagagaaagagtgagagagattgagagagatagagagagtgagagagaaagagagataggtgtgtatatatatatatatatatctatatatatatatatacttgaataattataactcttatttagtatgtgggaaaaatatatctcatgaaaatatatttattcatgtgaggaaaaattatctctattatgatatatctaatatcataataacaatgcatcaataaatcatatgtgaatattctaccaagtaaaatatttatatcacatagacattttaataaaaatatagggcgaagataggtttctcaataagagaatttataagactcgagaaaataatatcgcctcctattaaactctaaaaatttcttatctcatttattcgcccacgtgcataattcctctagctactatttaaaactcaatttaaattcgagctagggcacaaatagcttctcaaaacacggggtgttacatccttacccccttaaaaaaaatttcgtcccgaaatttgaaatctcaccttcgggaaacaattctggatatttttccttcattttatcctccaattcccaagttgcttcttcttgcccgtgatgtctccattgtattTTGACTAAGGCAAGtgacttatttctcaattgttggatctttctatccaacacaacttcgggtctttcttcatatttcaggtctggttcaagagatatatcctctcgatgaataacatgcttcgggtcaaacacgtattttctcaactgcgacacgtgaaagacattgtgaacattcgcgaaatttggaggtaacgcgagtctataggcaacagggcctactttTTCCAATATGTCGTATGGGCCTATAAATCTaggcttgagctttccttttatacCAAATCGGTGAATCCCTCGAGAAGGGgaaactttcaaaaagactttacTTCCCACTTCAAACTGAATCTCTGTGCGTCTAGTGTCGGCATAAGATTTTTGgcgatcttgagcttctttaattcgttgccgaatttgtctcacagttgtgatcatttcttccactgcgtcaggacctaacacttttctttctcctacttcatcccaataaagcggagatctacattttcttccatagagggcttcatatggtgccatgttaatagtcgtttggaaactattattgtaggcaaattcaatcaggggtaacacttgttcccattgagctcctctatctaacactacagtccgaatcatatcttccaaaacttgtatagttctttcagactgtccatccgtctgtggatgaaaagctgtgctaaaattcaacttagtacccaattccctgtgtaagctcatccaaaaacgtgaggtGAATTTTGTATCTCTATCGGAGGTAATCGTCATTGGAACTCCGTGTAAACGTACTATCTCACGAATGTATATTTGAGCTAACTTTTCAGAACCACTTGTGACAGGAATCGGTATGAAGTGAGCACTTTTCGTCAATCTATCTATGATCACCCAAACGGCGGTATTCCCTCTATTCGACTTTGGCAAGGCAGTGACAAAGTCCATGGCAATgtggtcccatttccactctgggatttctaacggttgtaatttgccataaggtcgttggtgtaatgccttcacttgctgacaagctaaacatcgttctacaaacgaagctatgtctcgcttcatgccttcccaccaaaatcttgcttttaaatcttggtacatctttgtaCCTCCCGGATGTGCtgcgtaaggcgtgtcatgagcttcgctcatgatttcatttcttaatttctcatcattgggtacacagattcttccttcaaacatcaatgcattatctgctgcttcttggtATGACTCAAGCTTCTCGGTACGGATTTTCACTCGCAATCTTTCCAATTTCTCATCATCTCTTTGCATACTAACAATCCTTGATCTTAGATCGGGGGTAACACTGAGTGTCGCCATGATCAAATCTGTGGTTTGCGGTGGAAATACCACTTCCAACCTTAACCTTTCGAATTCCCTAACCAAGTCATTCTCCTTGGTTAGGATACATCCTAACTTGGCTCGTTCCATTCTGCTCAAGGCATCTGCCACGACGTTGGCTTTGCCTGGatgataattgattccacaatcgtagtccttgaccaattctagccatcttctttgtctcatattcagatccttctgttcaaagaaatatttgagactcttatggtcggtgtaaatttcacatcttactccataaaggtggtgtctccaaattttcaatgcgTGCACTACTGCTGCTAGCTCTAGGTAATGTGTCGGGTAATTtgcttcatgtggcctaagctgtcgcgaggcataagctattacctttccctcttgcatcagtacacaacctagtccTTTCTTTGATGCGTCTGTATATATGGTATATTCCTTGTTTGCTTCTGGAACGGCTAGTACTGGGGCGGTGGTcaacctcttcttcaattcttgaaagCTTTGTTCGCATTCGTCTGTCCACAagaatttgacttctttcttgagcAGATGAGTTATAGGCTTGGCTATTTTGGAGAAATCTTGTATAAAACGACGGTAGTAGCCTGCTAATCCTAGGAAGCTACGAATCTCGTGAGGtgtcgttggtgatctccattcttgcacTGCTTGAACTTTGGCAGGATCCACTTTGATTCCTGCAGCTGAAATGACGTGGCCTAAGAAATTGACTTCTcgtagccaaaactcacatttgctatacttagcataaagcttttcagctcttagctTCTCTAGCACGGTTCTAAGGTGCTCTTCATGATCCTTCTcattcttcgagtaaatcaagatgtcgtctatgaataccaacacgaattgatccaaatattcgtgaaacactcgattcatgagatccatgaatacggcgggggcatttgttaatccaaaaggcatcactatgaactcatagtgtccgtatctcgtgcggaatgctgtctttggaatatCCTCAGGTCGTATTCTCAATTGGTGATATCCCGTCCTTaaatctatctttgagaaagcgcgtgctcctcgaagttgatcaaacaaatcgtctatacgtggcaaaggatacttgttctttagGGTCACCTTGTTTAATTCCCGGTAATCGATACACAATCTTAAACTTCcgtctttctttttgacaaacaggaccggtgctccccaaggcgaaacactgggtcgaatgaatcccatgtccaacaattcttgtagttgcaaCTTCAGTTCTTGCAATTCTGCTGGTGCCATCCTATATGGTGCTTTGGATATTGGTGCTGCTCCAGGTTCCAAGTCGATTGTGAATTCCAATTGTCGGTTCGGGGGTAGACTTGGTAGAATATCAGGGAAAACGTCTTGATACTCCCGCACTATAGGTACATCTTCAATCTTTATTTGTGCTTCCTCTTCTTGGCTCAAGTATACTAAATATGCTGTCGCGCCCTTTTCTTTTAGTATCTGGTTCGCTTGCACTGCAGAGATGATaggtgtcttcttccatttcCTATTGATGGCATAAAAACATGTAGGTTCCAGGCCaggtggctggaatgatatccgtctctGCTCGCATTGTATCACCGCATGGtgttctgctaaccagtccattcccaaaatgatgTCTGTGGTCCACATGCGCAGAAGTCTCAACGtcttagccttaagcttaagaggtcctaattcgaattctaagttaggacacacaTGTGTCACGGTGGTGATCTTCC
This window encodes:
- the LOC131007044 gene encoding uncharacterized protein LOC131007044; translated protein: MASFGSIKQAIFEKQARKQQYQDHIRGLNAFDRHKKFLNDYVAYYGKEKSAQKILPVKTDQDTIREGYRFIMTEEDDMNPSWEHKLVKRYYDKLFKEYCIADMSHYKTGKIGLRWRIEKEVISGKGQFVCGNKHCDQEDGLSSYEVNFSYFEAGENKQALVKLVACERCAEKLYYKKQKEKEQLKRKESEKHQRKRDRSESDDDTSINHGKSKERRKGGKALTSDSDHKPDDDDENFDEYLSGMFP